CCTTCGTGGTCACCTGGTCGCGCGGGCGCGGCAGGTCGATGCGCAGTTCGCGCCCGACGGTGGCCGGGCGGCCGGCGAGCACGAGCACGCGGTCGGACAGGTACACGGCTTCGTCGATGTCGTGGGTCACGAACACCACCGTCGCACCGGTGACCTCGGCGACCTTGAGCAGCTCGTCCTGCAGCTGCATCTTGGTCATCGCATCGAGCGCGCCGAAGGGCTCGTCCATCAGCAACACCTCGGGGCGCATCACGAGCGAGCGCGCGATCTGCACGCGCTGCTGCATGCCGCCCGAGAGCTGCCACGGGTAGTCCTTGCCGCGGTCGGCCAGGCCGACCAGCTCGAGCGCCTCGCGGACGCGTTCGTCGCGTTCGGCCTTGCTCGTGCGGCCTTCCAGGCCCAGCGCGACGTTGCGCTCCACCGTGCGCCACTGCAGCAGCGACGCGGCGTAGTTCTGGAACACGATGCCGACGCCGGTGGGCGGACCGGTGATCTCCTTCCCGCGGAACCGCACGGACGAGCCCTCCCCGGGGGAGAGGAGCCCGGCGAGGATCCGCAGCAGGGTCGTCTTCCCGGTGCCGGACGGTCCGAGAATGCTGAGGAACTCCCCTTGGGCACAGGAAAAACCGACATCCTCGAGCACCCGCAGCACCTTGTTGCGCGTGCGGTACTCGACGAAAAGCTTCGAACAGGAAAACGCATCCGCCGTCTCGGTGGCCGGCGCGGTGGCTTCTACGGTCACGGGATCGGGACCTCCTTCAGGGCTGGCGTTGGCCATGATGGGCGCCTAACCTTCCACACGTCAATGACTTGAGTAGTGCTTTTTGGTCTGCGATCCAGGCTTAACAAGGCCGTTACCAACGTTCTGAGCTGGACCATTGAGAGATTAGCTAACTTGAGTTACTGTCTCTGCTCAACTACTTCGGATAGTGAATCTCTCCCCGATCCCCCACCCCCCACTCCTACGGAGGCGTCATGAGGGGCACCCGCATCACCACGCTGGCCACCGCACTCCTGGCGGCCGCACTCGCCGTGTCCGCCTGCGGCGGTTCCGGCGGCTCCACTTCCTCGGCCGACGGCAAGATCCGAGTCGCGCTGAACAACACCAACGACTCGCTCGCGGTGCTCGTGGCCGAGCAACAGGGATTTTTCGCCAAGCACGGCGTGAAGGGCGTTTCCACCACCACGCTCAACGACATCACGCTGGTGCCCTCGCTGCTGGGCAAGCAGTACGACCTCGGGTTCAGCGTCGCGCCGATCATGCTGCGCGCGTCTTCCTCCGGCGTGCCGCTCGTGGCCGTGTCGGGCAACAACGGCGACTCACCCGAGGACCAGAGCGTGCAGATCTTCGTGCGCCCGGACATCACGGACGTGAAACAGTTGCAGGGCAAGCGCATCGGCTCGCCGACACTCACCGGCAACATCAACATCGCCACGAAGGCGTGGCTGTCGAAGAACGGCGTGGACCCCGCGGCCGAGCAGTTCGTGCAGGTGCCGACGCCGAACATGATCGACGAGCTGAAGGCCGGCCAGGTCGACGCCGTCGAGGTGATCAACCCGTTCATCACCGTCGGCAAGCAGGCCGGCATGCGCAGCCTCGGCGACCCGGAGCGGGCGCTGAGCCCCAACTACCTCGGCGGCACGTACTGGATCGCGTCGAAGGACTGGACCACGGCGAACCCCCAGCTCGCCGACGGGTTCAAGGCGGCGCTGCAGGACGCGGCGCAGTGGATCAAGGCCAACAACGACAAGGCCTACACCGCCCTGGCCGCCTACACCAAGGTCACGCCCGAGCAGGCCAAGAAGTCGCCGCTGGGCGAGTTCACGACCGAGGTCTCGCAGGACGACCTGAAGATCTGGGGCGACGCCATGAAGCAGTTCGGCGGCTTCGGCGGCACGGTCGACTACAGCAAGCTCGTCTACACCGGCTCGAAGTGACGGGAGCACCACAAGTGTCCACCGAGGACAGAACGGCAGCGGCGGTCAGCTACCGCCCCGCGGAAACGCCCGAGTCTCTGCTCGACTTCCACGCACCCGACGGCGTTTCGCTGCAGTACTACGAGATCACCTCGCTCGACGGGCGTTCCGGGCCGGCCGCGCACCTGGTGCCGGCCGAGCCGCTGCCCGACGCTCCGCTCGTGCTGAGCGTGCACGGCAGCGGCGGCAGCATCGGCAGCCTGCCGGTGCGCACGCTCGCCCTCGGCCTGAGCGGCCGCGGCGTGCCGGTGCTCGCGATCAACACCCGCCAGTCGGGCGACGCCGTGAACACCGACAACTTCTACGCGACCGTGCGCGACATCGAGGCCGCGTACTGGACGGCGCGTTCGCTGGGCTACTCGAAGATCGTGCTGCACGGGCACAGCCTGGGCACGTCGCAGGTCTCGTACTTCGCGGCCACGCACTGGCACCCGGAGACCGCGGGCATCGCGCTGACCGGGATGTTCGCGGACCTGCCGTGGAAGTCGCGCCACCTGCTGATCAACGACGAGGCCACCT
The sequence above is a segment of the Amycolatopsis sp. 2-15 genome. Coding sequences within it:
- a CDS encoding ABC transporter substrate-binding protein, encoding MRGTRITTLATALLAAALAVSACGGSGGSTSSADGKIRVALNNTNDSLAVLVAEQQGFFAKHGVKGVSTTTLNDITLVPSLLGKQYDLGFSVAPIMLRASSSGVPLVAVSGNNGDSPEDQSVQIFVRPDITDVKQLQGKRIGSPTLTGNINIATKAWLSKNGVDPAAEQFVQVPTPNMIDELKAGQVDAVEVINPFITVGKQAGMRSLGDPERALSPNYLGGTYWIASKDWTTANPQLADGFKAALQDAAQWIKANNDKAYTALAAYTKVTPEQAKKSPLGEFTTEVSQDDLKIWGDAMKQFGGFGGTVDYSKLVYTGSK
- a CDS encoding alpha/beta fold hydrolase, yielding MSTEDRTAAAVSYRPAETPESLLDFHAPDGVSLQYYEITSLDGRSGPAAHLVPAEPLPDAPLVLSVHGSGGSIGSLPVRTLALGLSGRGVPVLAINTRQSGDAVNTDNFYATVRDIEAAYWTARSLGYSKIVLHGHSLGTSQVSYFAATHWHPETAGIALTGMFADLPWKSRHLLINDEATYRALTEEAVAAAQAGDFGRTLSTQMSWLGGRTVPVTAQHFLTYRRTGTAGARSIEWIARVPNPILMVRDQHDTVIHDFEPGWLEAALEQGISPSVTSVSLPSPEGTEGHRFDGSGESLVDTVAGWLAKLG
- a CDS encoding ABC transporter ATP-binding protein encodes the protein MTVEATAPATETADAFSCSKLFVEYRTRNKVLRVLEDVGFSCAQGEFLSILGPSGTGKTTLLRILAGLLSPGEGSSVRFRGKEITGPPTGVGIVFQNYAASLLQWRTVERNVALGLEGRTSKAERDERVREALELVGLADRGKDYPWQLSGGMQQRVQIARSLVMRPEVLLMDEPFGALDAMTKMQLQDELLKVAEVTGATVVFVTHDIDEAVYLSDRVLVLAGRPATVGRELRIDLPRPRDQVTTKELPAYLAARHRVYEALRAESEAQ